Proteins encoded within one genomic window of Bradyrhizobium sp. 186:
- a CDS encoding nucleotidyltransferase family protein — protein sequence MIDAAAEPTAPSAGAEVFYTQALRELAKLDLPFLLAGTYALSAYTGVVRATKDLDIVCKPTDYPRVLNHFRNLGYTVAIEDERWLGKVFQDEHFFDVIFAFWHGMAPVTDQWFESAPRIEVLGTKMRVIAPTELIWSKAFVQLRHRYDGPDIAHLILKQHDQIDWRRLLAYMELHWEVLLAHLLNFRWAYPSERDCVPRWLMDELVARLKTQFELPPPRVKICRGRLFSQVDYAPAVEEWGFADADQDSE from the coding sequence ATGATCGATGCGGCCGCTGAGCCGACCGCGCCATCGGCCGGCGCCGAGGTGTTTTACACTCAGGCCTTGCGCGAGCTCGCGAAGCTGGACCTACCGTTTCTTTTGGCCGGCACGTATGCGCTCAGCGCCTATACCGGCGTGGTGCGCGCGACCAAAGATCTCGATATCGTGTGCAAGCCGACTGACTATCCCCGCGTTCTCAACCACTTCCGCAACCTCGGATACACCGTCGCAATCGAGGACGAACGCTGGCTCGGCAAGGTCTTCCAGGACGAGCACTTTTTCGATGTGATCTTCGCGTTCTGGCATGGCATGGCTCCCGTGACCGACCAATGGTTTGAATCCGCGCCGCGCATCGAGGTGTTGGGTACGAAGATGCGCGTCATCGCCCCGACGGAGTTGATCTGGTCCAAGGCGTTCGTCCAGCTGCGGCACCGTTACGACGGCCCGGATATCGCGCATCTCATTCTCAAGCAGCACGATCAGATCGACTGGCGGCGTCTGCTTGCCTACATGGAGCTGCATTGGGAGGTGCTTCTGGCACATCTACTCAACTTCCGCTGGGCCTATCCGAGCGAGCGCGATTGCGTGCCGCGCTGGCTGATGGACGAACTGGTCGCCCGCCTGAAGACCCAGTTCGAACTTCCTCCTCCGCGCGTGAAGATATGTCGGGGGCGCCTGTTTTCGCAGGTCGATTATGCCCCGGCCGTTGAGGAATGGGGCTTTGCCGACGCAGACCAGGATAGTGAGTAG